TGGGGTAGGAAGCAGTTTCTAAGCAGAAGGACCGGATCAAGAATTTCATCCTGTCGTGTTCTCAGAAAAGAAATTTGTCTGAGAGGGAAAGACCATTGGTCAATcgtaaaaagaaaagaagctatGCTATTGGATGCCCTGGAAACGCTACGCCCATGACATTTGGGGGACGGTGCTTCCAGCTACAAACTTGACCATGCTGCCGCTAAAGGTGGCTTCAATACTGTCAAGGGAAACACAAACTGCTGCTTCGATGATAGCTCCTCAGCATGTAgggattttgaaattcaacacatttcagtcgaccttctaacaaagtagctgatgcaatTCTCTGTGAAAGTTTTCCCAGAACCAACTGTTAAAATTGTCCTTGAAATTGGAAAATCTTcgtagttttacataattagtagtgtaatgtaaaggtgcatgtgttttattaatctgtttattctaacaGTCTAGGAAGAAATCAACCGCCAGTGTGGTTTCCCCAACTGTCTGAGGAATTGGGGAGTTGTCATAAGCAGATAGTTAAATGGTTAATCGTCTCTTTAAACGACTCTCTCGTAAAGGGGTTAAAAAGCTAGTaaactggctgacacctgaccagaggaccaatagggggacaagatcttcaaatctcggtggaggacagtttttgtttttgtgctgtttgtttggggttgttcgctcttgggactaaagAGGGACCAGAATCAACAATCCAGCTCTCCAGatcttttaatcagttttcatgtttcaaaattgctAAGTATAAGCCGTGACTAGGTGGACTTAgctctattttgtttttttcacttgtGAACCGCttcttttttgctggaaggatttttacctctgtttgctgtaactttgaatctatggctgggggtggggggtgttccctctggtctatatgacttaagtaccctgtaaagtatttcccatcctgattttacggagataatttttattttttctttctttaattaaaagttttcttttttaagaacctgattgattttttccttgttttaagatccagggggatTGGGTCAccagggtttggggggggggggaagaagggggagatgattagtttctccttgttttaagatccaaggagtttggatctttgttcaccaggaaattggtgaagtctctcaaggctgcccagggaggggaaagttttggggggatagaagtgtgccaaacactgaattttggctggtggcagtgataccagatctaagctagtaattaagcttagagttCATGCAGGTTCCCCACATTTGTcctctaaagttcaaactggggaaagaaaccttgacaggagCCATGTGAGCTAGTCAATGGGAGAGGCTGacaaggggggaggggtgtcctaAGCCTAAATCTGGGTTGCAGGGGGTGTGGCTGTCTCTGCTTAGCACCCCACAAATGGGAACCCAGCCCCTGCCATCAGGCATCTCAGCTGCCTAAGGCATTTCTTGCTAGACTGGAGGTAGGCAGCTGCCTCACGCCACACaaactggtgggagggggagaaggaagaggtggGTTTGGTCACATCAGCTGCCTGATAACTTTTAGCCCTACGGTTAGAGCACTcccctgggctgtgggagacccaggttcagttccccctGTCTGGAAGAGCTGATGTGAGCACCAACCTCAGGCCAAACAGTTACAAACTACTCAACCTTATATGCTGCTTCCATGACACCATGCAGGCCCATGTATCAATGGGGACCAACTCATCTGATCCCTTTCCTGTAGCCCATGGGGTAAGCAGAGCTGTGTGCTTGTCCCTACATTATTTACTTTGTTCTGGGCTGGAGTGCTAGAAGTCGCTGCATGTGCTGTCGTACAGGTGTCCGGTGCTGGATGAAACTTctgtgggcctggcaccaaacatGTTTGTTTGCCCCCATGGGGAATAATTGTAAAAGACAGGAGATCGACACGGGACTTGTCTTTGACGCAGCACACAGGTGCACaggttttatttacaatatttgaaGTTTAAGGTGCAGATGGAGGTGGCTGCCACTAAGGTACCAGCAGTGGTAGCCCGAGGGAAAAAATGATACGCACGCAAGTGGacataaaataaattgtaaaagaaaacagagaaaataaaacacagtggGTAAAAACAGCTAACAGAAGCCAGAGCAACCAAAATACgagccatgtgctgctcccactAAAAAGGAATATTCCCACTATCTCACCATTCATATTTCTCATAGGAACTACCAGGGCTTGAATTACATTTTGATATGAAATTGGGGTgaatttaaaactatttaaaattttttaaaaataaaaaaaaatcaaaattttaatacattttattgacAGGATAATTAGTCATACTAGACTTGCTTTTCCTCCCcccaaggcagagagagacagagactagGATCAGGACCAGCTGTGCCCCTAAAAGACCAGGCCAACCCTCCAAATCAgaccagagcccccccccccccNNNNNNNNCAGTCTTCCCCCCACACGCTGTGCCCCCCAGATCCTCCTCTTCCGGCTCCCCTCCACAGGGCCAGTCCCCCCCCAGACTGCGCCCCCCAATCCTCCAgatctcctccagctcctgccccccctccccagggacaGTAACCCTCTGGAACTGGACCagacccacatccctccccagaaTGCGCCCCCCAAACCAGACCAGATCCACAGCCCTCCCCAGACTGAACCCCCTGAACCAGACCAGACCTGCATCCCTCCCCAGACCAAAATCCCTAAACTGGACCCTTCCAGTTCAAACCAGATTAGAGGTCTCTAGGAACCAACCTCTCTCAACCTGAAGTTCCCAGTGCCTGGCAGAACAGGGCTCCTCCCAAACCTCTATTCCCAAACCAGCCACTCCTGAACTCCCAGCTGGACCACTCTTGAGAGAGATGGATTTAAAGTCCCCGAAATTCAAGGCAAAGGCTCCTGTTGACATCAGGttgctttgaatcaggctctaaGACAGTGTAAAGTGTTGGGACTACCTAAGACAAAAATaccatttctctttatttttgttttttgaaaagtaaacataagaatggtcagacTAGGTCAGAcgaaaggcccatctagcccggtatcctgtcttccaacggtggccaatgccaggtgccccagagggaacgaacagaacagggaatcagcaagtgatccatcccctgtcgctcattcccagcttctggaaaacagaagctagagacaccatccctgcccatcctggctaatagccactgatggacctgtcctccatgcacttctctagttcttttttgaaccctgttaagtgtcttggccttcacgacatcctctggcaaggggtTCCCCacgttgactgtgtgttgtgtgaagaaatacttccttttgtttgttttaaacctgctgcctattcatttcactgggtgacccctagttcttgtgttatgaggaggaaataacactttcttatttgcTTTTGccacacaagtcatgattttatagacctctttcatcttccccaccccacataTCTTGTGATCTGggttcttcccttcctgctgctgcagcctcctccccacccttggCCACAGCAGCCACGCATGACATTGTacccacacacccctctgcccctgcagccagctccctcctctAGGGTTGCTTGGTTGCCAAtattggttggacatattccttgAGGTTTCATCATGTGAtataacctttaattaaagattaatctttaatttctggagactccacaAGAATTCTGGAGGGCTGGCAATCCTAGCCCCCACCCacttttctgccccctccccttccgcAGCTCACAGGCCTGATGCTGGGAACTGAGAGGGGATGGGATGGCCTTTCCCCCCAGGGAAACAGGCCTGGGGGCTGGTCAGCGCTGGGAGGGGACAGTCTCTGCTGCAGGTGTCACTGTCAGGGACAGAGActccctccagcctgagctgGGACTGGGCAGATTATCAGGGGAAACATATTTGTACCCCCTTTATTGTATTCAGGATTGAAGTAAGGGCGGAGTACCCCAGAGAAGGTGTTAGTGAAAGTGAAGAGATGGGACCTGTCAGTCACATTGTAAAAGGAGATCTCGCCCGCCTCATAGTCCAGGAAAATCCCCAGTCGTCTGGGCCTGACGCTCACAGGAAGGAAGGTCGTGGGGGAGGTATTGGCCATTAATTGATCAGCATGCTGCCATATTGTCCAGTATCCATTCTCTGGTACAAACAGAATATGCCCCTTCCTGCTCACATCTTCCCTACAGACCCCCAGGGTCcagatatttttttctccaacctccacctcccagtaatGTCTCCCGCCTGTGAATCCCTCAGCGCCCAGGACAACCGCCATAGTATCAAATCTCTCAGGATTGTCAGGCAGATCCTGGTGCTCATCTCGGTGTGTCACACATTTCCGATCCCCAGACAAGATGAGGTAGGGATTTGCTGTGTTGGGATCCAGAGTCACATCCACTGGGGAGAGAGTCACAGAGTCAGTGCCAGGGACAGGGGTTGGTCACGGGGATCAAAGGGAAATTAACTTGAGTACCTATTAATCAGAGTGTTGTGGGGTTGTTGCGCATTAAGGGGAGGCAGGGCCCCCTCTGAAGAGAGAACTTGAGGGGACTGATGGGGCAGAGGGGTAAGTACAGGGAGGGGCTGACATGGGGGGGCAGGTGTTAGTGGGGGAAGGTTAGGAGCAGAAGCATGATGGCAGGGGCAGGCACCAGGAGAGAGCAGAGGTTGGTGCTCAGGGAGCGAGTgaaaggagtgggggagggcaagggtggacactggcaccagtaggggaggggaaagcatccagggcaggagagggaaggaaggggttGGCAcctgaggggcaggggagggggggcacagtgtgggaggaggggaggagaggggtaaATTGGAGGCAGAGGGTAGGTGAGAAGACGTTCAGTTGCAGGGGGCAGATTGGGGTGAGGAgagaggcaggtgctgggggacaGAAGAGGGTTAGCAGAGGGGTGAGTtacagggcagaggggagggggacagaggtgGGTAAGAAGAGGTGCAGGTGCCAGAAGATGGGAGAAAGGGGCAGGAGCCAACCAGGAAGAAGGAGgcgaggaagagaggaaggagaggggcaCAAGCCAAGTGGGAAGAGAGGATAAGGAGCGCAGCACGCACttgggggggcagagcagggtgatgGAGGGCCCACCCCAAGAGGGCAGGGGTTGAGgagagcagctggctccaggaaACAGAGGAGGGTGAGCAGAGAggtgagtggggagagagaagaggggagggtACCAGGGAAGCTGTTGTTTTAGGCCACGTGTGGTTGGTTTGTTACCGTAAcagagtgggaattttctgtattatttttgtaactccgatctgtgcctcactttcccctgtATTTTTCTTGACTACCTAGTGGGGAGTTGCTCTCCGGGCAGGCTGCGAGACAGAGGGGGGATGTGTCACCTGGCTGGCTGAGCCTGACTGGGCCATTAGAAGGAACTGGCTGAGGCTGACCTCGTATCaggagaaaagcagagaaaataatggaaaatcAGGACGTTGACACCTAACACCCAAGGACCCAGAGGCAGGTGGAttttcccacctctcagcagggaagctgagcagaCCCCAGCTCAAGAACCACGGAGTGAAAGGGTGAAGTGGGGGGATAAAGTGTTGGCTTCTGGAGGAAGCTGAAGGTTCTTTGACCTGGGAACTGACCGAGGAGGCCAGACGGAGACAGACACAGCCTGATCATGGGGTTCGCTACAGcttggggggctctgggctggacagAATGGACATGTGCTTTAACCTGCTCCAGTGCAACTGGTGTGGGTTCTTGgggcctggcacactgaaggGATCACTGCCAGGTGACTGGTTACCATCTGGGCATAGACCAGACCGTGCGACTGCGTGACCGTTACTAAGAGCAGGTCAGGACCCTCTCCACACACATTGGCCAGGCAGCCCTGCTCCGGGGGGCAGCTGGGACTCTCCATGCCAGTTGGCCCTACAATCACCACCCTTGCCTGTCACTCTGGGAACTTTCCCACCCAGGGAAGTGAATTTCATCGCCAGGGTTGACAGGCTTGGGCTCATGAGGCTcatgctatggtgctaaaaatcTCTGcgcagatgtttgggctcaggctggcttTCATTTCAGACCTCACTTCACGTTCTTTGGTGAACCCCCACTCCTTCAGCTGTAATGCCTACACAGCTTATTTTACCGCCATATCGTGAGCCCAGGTCTGTCGCCccagctctgagactcgctgccgcAGGTTGTGTAGATGAACCCTTTGTGTTTAAAATGTGAGACTTTGCTCAACGCCAAACACTTGATTTTCTCCCTGCACCCAGTCAGATTGGCCTGAAATATCCAGAGTTTTTCCCCCGGCTGGAGAGTGCTAAGGAGACATTATAGGAGGGAAGGAGATTAATGTCACAGGCAGCAGGGGGAGGATCAGGGTTAATATGGGAAGCATGTCCTGGCCTTAGGTCGGGGGTCACAACCAGACTCTGTAACAGCAACCCCCCTTGTTCCTCGGTGCAGAGTGTGTGAGTCCCTCCCGTGGCGCTGACATGCTTCCTGGCGACTCTTTGGGCTCGTGCACTCCTCAAACAGCTGCTCCAGACACTCCTCACAGAGTTTACAGGCTCTGCAGGCCCCAATAGGAAGAGGTTTCTCTGGGTCCTTGGGGCAGTGTCAGTGAGTTCAGTGCTGGGGCCTGATGACTCGTGCCAGGGGAGGACATGTGACCACCCCATGTGTCTTCTCCCCTGTGTCCAGCCCAGCGCTGCcctgctcttcctgccccatgTTACCTGTGAGAGTGGGGGGAgagctctgtccttctcccactgcacctctgccccagcacatTCAGCTGCTGGGCCTGGGCGGGGAGTGGGACAGAGCCTTTCTGATGTGGCTGAAGCCAGCTGCTCCTGGGCGCTGCCTCTGTGCAGCGCAGCAGCTGAGACAGCCTGGCTGGGGTgacagctctgctccctgcctgggcccagctgctgggGACGGGGGCTGAGTGAGCTGGAAATGTCCTGAGGAGACTCTGGCTCACTCAGCACCTGGTCCCGCACcttctgctccccactgccagggcTGGGACCAAgtgtgctggggggcaggcacAGCGGGAGAAGGgaactcccccttctccctctccctgcagcagggcaCTTGACCCCACAGGTCCCCTCTTCCCCATGTAGCCTCGAGAAGTGGCATTTACACCCTGGCAGCTGGAGCTCCATGCACTGAGTGTACAAGGACATCACAGCGGCTGTGTGAGCcccacactgtgctgctgacAAGGTTCAGCCCTGACCCCTGCTGGAACTTCTCCCTGGGGAGGAATCGTCCCTGCGGCCCATGCAGGTCTTGGTCTCCCTGTGGAGATGGCCGGCGAGGTTGCCATTAATGTAAGTTATGATGTGAGCTCCTGTCCACTGAGAACTGGCCTCGGGCCAGGCTGAGATCGGTGACAGGGAAGTGAAAGCTCTCAGCTCCCATCACTGCCCCCTGCCAAACCGGCCCATCCAGCTCCTCCCTGCAATGCAGTAACAACACTCACACTTGGCAACACCCCAAGTGCCCCCAGCGGGCAGGGCGAGGGCCGTCCAAGGACCAATGGGCACAATCTtcaggaaaaacaacaaggagtttggtggcactttaaagaccaacagatttattagggcatcagcttttgtgggtaaaaacccccgcttcttcagatgcttggagtatgaaaaagtgggttttttacccacgaaagaatatgccctaataaatctgttggtctttaagcTGCCATcaaactcctcattgtttttgtggatacagactaacacggctacccctctgaatcttCAACAAGGGAGACTAAGGCTGGAGATCAGGAAACACTTTCTCAGCCTCAGGGCAGTGAAGCTCTGGACTGGCTCCAAAGGAGGCTGTGGGATCCCTGTCACTGGCGCTTtgtaagaacagattggacaaacccctgtcagggatggtctaggccgtgccccagtgcagggagctggattaggcaacctctcaaagtcccttccaaccctgcacTGCTATGAGTCTAGGTTACAGCTGTTCTGGCGCTGGGTCCAGGGCCCTGGGGGTTCTAAGCACGGTGTGTGGCACACGGTGGAGTTAACAATGTTAGTGATCATAACAGCTGGTAGCTCAGTGTTCCTGCCAGGGGCCTGTAACTGGCTCAGCTGGGTGTGACTGGGTTGTGTGGACAGgaactagggttgccacctgtccaggttttcACAGGATCATCCCATTGTTCAGGTCGCTGTCCTGCGAAATCTGAGTCTGTGCAGGGTGTTACAAGTCCTGGGTTTGTCAGTGGCTGTAGTGGGGGAAGCTGTTGGGTGGCAGTGACTGCTCAAAGGGAGCGCTAGCTTCAGAGTGTCTTGGGACAAGCAAGCGGGAGATGAGGAGCTCAAGGCTGGTAGGGCCCAGTCACCACTGTGGAAGTACCAACTGTGACGTTTAACTGCCAGATAGTAACGAGGTGGATCTGGTGCCAGGTCCTGCTTTGTGACGCTGGTGCCCAGGGCAGCGACAGGAACAGAAGCCTGAGAGGGCTGGTCTCCTCTCCCAGGGTGGGATGGGACACAGTGCCCAGGGTGGAGAGACAGGGGGTGCATGTAGAGCAggcagatgtcccattttttgcACCTCAGAGTAATCAACCACAACAGGACTCCCAACACTGTTTGTGTAACTGACCTGAgtggccccctccctcccagtcgTGTGCGGTAGGATAACCCAGAGTACACGGAGCTGTGGCCAGTGGTGCTGCAATGTGTGTGCATGTCCCTTGGGGTCTCTAATCCCTGCTGGAGCTACTCAGGCTCTCCCAGCCTTCACCAATACATACATATGGTCAGGCAGCATGCTGGgtgcaaatacacacacacagctgtctgTAGCCTATCGAATGTCATAGGAAAAAGCTCTGTGCAGGGAAAGGAGCCAAGAGCTCCCACGGGGAGGTGGGTATCACCATGGATAAAATATCAGCGACATGTACAGTACCTGAGTAGAGCTGGGCGCTTCTCCACCCTGTAACCAAACACAGACAGAGGGGTGAGAACGCCTGTGAACACTGACACTCTGAACAGGAAACAATGTCACACAAGGGTGATACTGCAGGGAATGGAACTTACTGATCTCAGCCTGGAGTTTggctaaaaacaaaacacagagaaatgAGTCAGTATCACATTACGTTGTAGAAGGAAAGCGAGTCAAAAAGATTTTAAAGCAGAGAAGTTAAAATCCTTAGACTCAGCCAGGAGGCTACATCAGCAACCAGAGCCTGGCACCTCCTGGGCAACAAAGGAATCAGCAAGAGGAGAAACACAGTAACCTCACCCTGCCAGCTGCAAGAGGTTGTTAGAGGCAAAGAAGGATCCTTCagcaaatggaaaatattaaaatattaacccTGTGAAGTCAGTAAAAGGAGAAAAGTGCATTGGATGAAAACTATGATGGGAATTTATAGGCCAAAGTTTAACTAGAAGAGTGAATAGCCAGAGATATAAAACAAATACCAGAGATTTATTTCAGTCTatcagaatcaggaagcctgTGAGAGAATCAGTGGGTCCCCTAGATCAGCAGGGATAAAGGGAGCAATTCAGGAGGGTGAGGACAATGGTGAGAGAATAACTGATTTCTTTATATTGATTATCACCATAGAGGGTGTTTAGGAGAGACACACTGTGGTAGAATACCTCCCTGTACTCACACTCTATGCACTATTGTAATAacctttgtacaaagtatgccttgaaaggtatcatttgaaaactcataatttgctgatcagtatttccctggtaaaatatgtgtgacaAATTTGTATGTGATGTTTTAAGATTTCCCCGTACAGTGTTATTAACCCAAGTTCCAAGCCCCACAGCTGAgcccaaacagaagttggcaaacagaTCTGGTCTAAACAAAGGAATGGGTGCTCTGgttaatttgcattaattaagcagaaagggaaaacaaaggaagaaaaatactaGCAGGAAATATCCTTCTAGATAGATTCTgtgtctcagctggaaatgttttttcaagGTGTGTGTGTTATGGGGGAagaactgaaactataaaaaggaaggAAACCACCCCAAGGCACCCCGTTTTATCTGTCTCTGCACATcacattcactgcacctgaagagaaaaaggaagcacTCATTGGACTCTGGGGAAGGGGACCTGACCTGAGAGTTTTGTCAGTAACCTGCTGGAGCATGTGATAAGAAACTTCTTGAATTtaatagtttgttaagttaggcttCAGTAAAtatcttatctttatttttcttgtaactatttctcACTGTTATGCCTCATCacctgtactcacttaaaatctctctttgtagttaatacgtttgttttactgttttatctaaaccagtgtgttgaAATAGAAGTATATGAATAATTATGTGAGATAATAAcatggcatattattcccttaaaagaATAACATcttttgtactgtccaggagaggactAAGCAGTGCAGGACATATATTTCTGTGGCAAAATCTTCGACTGGGGGTACGCTCaagtcaccctgcagtataactgAGGCAGAGGTTGCAGAGAAGGTTGAAAGATTTCTTCACCGTATAGCCACCGAATCAACAAGGGGTGATGCtattttagatttagtattggtgagtagtgaggatctcatagaagaactggttgGAGAGGAGAGCCTTgatttgagtgatcatgagctaactcagtttaaactaaatggaatgataaacaaaagtatggcatcccaagcaagggggaaaaattTTTTAAGAAAGGGCTGCACACCAAACTGGATGAGTAAGCATATGAAACAGGGTATTAAGAGAAAGCGGAAAGCCTACAAGCAATGGAAGATGGGATTGATCAGCAAGGAAAACtccctcttggaggtcagaaagtgtagggaaaaAGTGAGAATTGCTAAAAGCCAAGCAGCGCTGGACCTTatgaaggaaattaaaaccaataagtAAAAGGTtttatagccacataaataagaagaaaacaaagaaagaagagggaCCATTAAACACTGAgaatggggtggagattaaagataatctaggcgtGGCCCAACACCTAAATTAATACTTTcattcagtttttaataagggtaacaACGAGCTTAGGGGTAGTGGCAGagtgggaatgaggatatggaaatAGAAATGACTACATCCAAGGtgaaagtcaaactcaaacaactCAATGAGATCAAACTGGGAGCCAAATAATtcccatccaagaatattaaaggaactggcacatgaaatcaCAAACACAATAACAAggtttttaatgaatctgtaaactcaggggttgtaccctatgattggagaattgctaatatcatttctatttttaagaaaggggaaaaaactgatCCAGAAAACTACAGGCtcattagtttgacctcaattgtatgcaaggtcttggaacaaatgttgaaggagaaagtagttaacgATGTAGAAGTAAATGGCAATTGGGATAAAATAAAACATGGGTTTACAAAAGGTAGCTCATGCCAGagcaacctgatctccttctttgagaaggtaactgatttttttagacaaaggagaTGTAGTAGATCTAACCTACTGGGCTTCAGTAGGGCATTTGATACATTtctacatgggaaattattaattaaattggagAAGCTGGAGACAAACATGacaactgaaaggtggataaggaattaTTTAAAAGGGAGAtgacaacaggtcatactgacaGGTGAATTGTCAGGTTGGAGTGAGGTTACTAGTGTAGTTCCTAaagatcagtcttgggaccaatcttatttaacattttcattaaagaccttagcacactcccacttcttGTGccaataaaattttcaaataacACCAAGTcaggaggtattgccaatatggaggagggctggaatatcatacaagatctGAACAACCTTGAAAAcaggagtaatagaaatggaatgaaatttattagtgtgcaaagtgcaaggtcatgcacttcgGGACTAACAACGATAATTTTTGGTATAAAGGTAGGAATtcatggtaaattctcagaatggagaagggtaactagtggtgttccccaagggtcagtcctaggaccaatcctattcaatttattcagaaatgatctggagaaaggggtaaacagtgaggtggcaaggtttgcagatgatactaaactactcaagatagttaagaccaaagcagattgtgaagaacttcaaaaagatctcacaaaactaagtgattaggcaacaaaatggcaaatgaaatttaatgtggataaatgtaaagtaatgcacattggaaaaaataaccccaactatacatacaatatgatgggggctaatttagctacaatgagtcaggaaaaagatcttggagtcatcatggatagttctctgaagatgtccacgcagtgtgcagaggcggtcaaaaaagcaaacaggatgttaggaatcattaaaaaggggatagagaataagactgagaatatattattgcccttatataaatccatggtacgcccacatctcgaatactgtgtacagatgtggtctcctcacctcaaaaaagatattctagcactagaaaaggttcagaaaagggcaactaaaatgattaggggtttggagagggtcccatacgaggaaagattgaagaggctaggcctcttcagcttggaaaagaggagcctaaggggggatatgatagaggtatataaaatcatgagtgatgtggagaaagtggataaggaaaagtt
Above is a window of Chelonoidis abingdonii isolate Lonesome George unplaced genomic scaffold, CheloAbing_2.0 scaffold0511, whole genome shotgun sequence DNA encoding:
- the LOC116830384 gene encoding erythroid membrane-associated protein-like, whose product is MKKQKGILLTEMEREKERLLYELEKQKEAHLAEKEKHLSEKAEYEAMAGKSRDRTQRFTETLQSELGREKETLESELERQKEAHLAEKAKLQAEIRWRSAQLYSVDVTLDPNTANPYLILSGDRKCVTHRDEHQDLPDNPERFDTMAVVLGAEGFTGGRHYWEVEVGEKNIWTLGVCREDVSRKGHILFVPENGYWTIWQHADQLMANTSPTTFLPVSVRPRRLGIFLDYEAGEISFYNVTDRSHLFTFTNTFSGVLRPYFNPEYNKGGTNMFPLIICPVPAQAGGSLCP